ATGCAAAAGGAGACACTATGACTTCTTATCAGTGGTGTTGCATTGGTACGCATCCGCGTTTTGCCGATCTGGATAATGATGGATATATGGATATGTTGTCTGGTCAGTATAATCCCGGTCAGATCAACTGGTGGAGAGGTGGAAAAGATGGATTCCAGGCGAGGCAGTTCGTAGACCAGGAAGGATATACTGAAGGTAATCTTGGTTTCTCAGGCGTTTCATCAGAGCTCGATCCCAGGAGCAATAATTACTGGAACTATACTTCTGCAGGCTTTGCGGATTTTAACGGTGATGGCCTGACGGATCTTTTTGTAGGTGGCTTCGGTGAAATGAAAGTGGCTTTGAATGTGGGAACGAAAGAAGTTCCAAAGTTTGGACTGCGCAAATACCTGCTGGGACTGGACGGGCTGCCTGTTTCTGTGATGAGGCCATCGGAAGAGGAAATTCAAAAAGCTAAATCCCAACGCGGTTCATATTTCACTTATTCAGGAGTGATCAAAAGTTTTGTAACACCGGTAGACTGGGATGTGGATGGTGTGCTTGACCTGCTGGTGACCCACTTGTACGGAGAGAGAAAAACAAAAGATCCGGTTGTGTTCTTCCGGGGTGTGCAAACTGATAAAGGCCTGCGTTTCGAAGAAGCGAAATCTTTGTTCACGGTGCCGGACGTATACAAAACCTTTCCGGGATGCCAGCCGAATATTGCTGTTACCGATTACAATGATGATGGTGTGAAAGACCTGGTGATAGGTCTGTCACTCCCTGCTTTGAATGGGTATGAGATCGATTCCCTGGCTTCATG
This portion of the Pseudobacter ginsenosidimutans genome encodes:
- a CDS encoding FG-GAP repeat domain-containing protein, translated to MKNIFRILSLSMLPASLLAQSADDRIRSSGFPVIGKIINTNIPGAPVLDQPELLKGTEQEIRTEKHGLAYPAFFDWNKDGKMDLLLGEFETGKTGSDIKVYLNEGSNKKPKFSGKYFYAKDAKGDTMTSYQWCCIGTHPRFADLDNDGYMDMLSGQYNPGQINWWRGGKDGFQARQFVDQEGYTEGNLGFSGVSSELDPRSNNYWNYTSAGFADFNGDGLTDLFVGGFGEMKVALNVGTKEVPKFGLRKYLLGLDGLPVSVMRPSEEEIQKAKSQRGSYFTYSGVIKSFVTPVDWDVDGVLDLLVTHLYGERKTKDPVVFFRGVQTDKGLRFEEAKSLFTVPDVYKTFPGCQPNIAVTDYNDDGVKDLVIGLSLPALNGYEIDSLASWGYLKDFGLQAPGKDPGRMLEWEGGIEKLRKRIADNPSMKNYFYGKFTEEKYLTLRHRGFVYVMLGKKNPVEAVAVKGVVAKDEVNLLTSVEY